The Chloroflexota bacterium region CAGTCCATAGACCTCACGAATCGTCTCATCGTCGGCCACAAAGTCGAAGGATACGACATCTGTGTAGGGAGTGATAGCCCTTAGGTCCTCTTCAGCGATGAGCCCCACATGCCAATTGAAATGCCGGCCAGCGTGTAGTGACTTCACCTTTTCCAATTGTTCCAGGACGAGGACTCTCCCTGAGCTGTCGCAGCCACCGGAGATCAGACAGCTGGTGGCCCCGGCTATGTTCGCTTGCCAGATGGGCATCATCCCTCGTAGATAATGACCTCCGCAGTGGGCGCAATCCAGTTCGCAGTGGGTGCCGGTGAGGCTGATGACAGCCGTCTTCTCCGGGAAATAGAACTCAATCTCGGGTGGAAAATGAGCCATTCGCGTTTGCCAGGCCTCTGCCAGTCTTGTCTGCCTCATATAGTACCCCGTTTATCGATCTCCCTCTTGACCATTATAAGGACAATGACGATTAAGGCGATCGCCAGGACTACCACTACCATGGCCAGACGCCGCAGGTTACTCTCGGCGATGGCCTGTTCGGCAGCGTGGCGTGCCTCCTCGCTGATCGAGACAGACTTTTTGGTGTGCTCCTCAATCGTGGCCAGGCTTACGGTGTGCTGAACAGCCCGGGACTGGATTAACTCGGTTCTGGCTGCATCCATTTTCCCTTGCTCTTGCACAACAATCATGCGGTTGGCCTCTGCCTCTTTGATCATCTTCTCTGCCCCTTGAAACGCCTCGGCGGCACCGCTGATGGCTGCATAAATCTTAGCGGCCGTTTCCCTTTGAGACGAACCGCTTGGATGGCAACGGCCGCAATGCCTTGGCTGGTCACCGATGAGCATTGTCTCTCCAGGGGGTTCCACATCGTGTTGCCCGTGACAGGTGATGCACTCAGGTGCTCCGGGGAGCGCTCCTCCCTGGTGGCCACCTTTCACGAATAGGTCGCGAGTGGCACTATGACAGCGGCCACAAACGTTGCGCACCTCCTTAAAACCTGGAGGGGCAGCACCGTGGGTCCCGTGACAATCGGCACAGTTAGGGGCGCGCCTATCCTGTTTCTCTAAGAGGGCTACACCGTGCACGCTCTTTTTATAGTGATCATACTGGTCGGTCGGTATACCATAAGGGGCCATCAAGGAGCGATTGGCATGGCACTTGGCGCAAGTAGCGGGCACATTAGCGAAGTAGACTGTCGAGGAGGGGTCATCCCGTTTCTTAATGGCGTGACCCCCGTGACAATCAAAACAGGTGGCGACGTTGTTATCTCCCTTGGCCAGCAGTTTACCGTGTTCGCTCTCCAGGTATTGGGAGAGCTGATCAGTGGGTAGACCATACTGGCGCATCAGGGAAATCTCGGCGTGGCAGGAGCCACAGAGTGTGGGTATATCCTGCTTCTTGATGTGCCCTTTGAAGCCGGCTTGAGGCGACATCGCCCCAGCCATATCCGAGACCCGTGGGTTACCACCGTGACAGGTCGCACAGCCTATGCCTCGCCTCTGGTGAACGCTCTCTTGCCACTCTTTGACGATCTCAGCCTGTTTGCCACCCTGCGACGTATGACAGCGCACACAGGTATCTTCTCCCGCTGGTACGATGGCTGTCGGCGATGGTGTGCGCAGCGGTGTTGGAGCGGCTGGTACCGTAGCTGTTGGCGGTGCCGCCTTAATTGGTGTCGGGGTGGCTGGGGTGGCAACCGTTGGAGAGGGAAGCGCGGCTGACGTGGCCGTCGGGGGGAACGGTGTAGGAGGTGCGGCCAAGGCGGTCTGATGACACCCCGTACACATCGCATCGGTGCGGCCGCTGTGATCGGCGGGGACCTTCGGTGCACCAGCCACCCCGCTTTGATGGCAGGCCAGGCAGGCAGAGCGTCCCTCCAAAGGGTGGGGGATCTTCGGTTGGGCGCTCACTTCAGCGCTGACGCTGGCCACACCCAAATAGGCGATGACCAGGAAGGCACCGAGGATCGAGCCCAATAACCAGGGTGATGAAGGTTTCATTCCGACCTCCAATCAGAGTGGCAGATCAGCTGACCTGTCCCCAGATCGTTAGGGCTATAATGGTCGCCAGGATCAGAGCAGTCACCCCCATGGCCAGCGGTCTGCGGCCAGGGTGACGGCGAGGGTTGCGATCCAGAAAGGGCAACAAGAGTAACAGTATGCTCCCCACAATAGGGGCGAGGATGCCAACTACCCGTGGCACCAGTTTCAGCGCTTGATAGAGGGAGAGAAAATACCATTCTGGCTTGATATGTGCTGGAGTGCTGAGCGGGTTGGCCTTCGCCTCCAGACCGGCTGGAAAGAGGGAGGCTAGGATGACTAACAAGGCCAGCATTATGTAAGCGATGATCACCTCGATCAGAAAGTGGTCGGGAAAAAAGGGATAGGTGTCCCTTCTATTTTTTGATCCGCTGCCCTTCTCACCACTCATTGGCGTTCACCCTCAGCGTCTGTGAAGTCAGCCGGGGGTTCGCTGACTCCTTGTAAACGGACAAGCAAGATATGGAGAGCCACCAAGCCCATAAGGACGGCCGGTAAAACGAGCATGTGTGTGCCATAGAAACGTGTAAGCGTCAGATCACTGACTTCACTACCGGCTCGCAGGAGACGCAGGAGAGCCGTTCCAATCAGCGGAACGGAACCGGCCATCTCCGTGCCAACCGTCGTTGCCCAGTAAGCACGTTGGTCCCAGGGTAGTAAATAGCCGGTGAAGCCAAAGGCTAACGTGATGAAGAAAAGGAAGACGCCTACCACCCAGGTCAGCTCTCGTGGTCGCTTATAGGCCCCACTGACGAGGACGCGCAACATATGAAGGATGACGCTGATGATCATCAGTTGAGCTGACCAGGAGTGTATACTGCGGATAAGCCAGCCGAAGCGGACATCACCCATGATGAAGAGGATGCTTTCATAGGCCCCCTCAGGGGTGGGCTTATAATAGAAAGAGAGCAGGATACCTGTAATAACTTGGACAATGAAGAAGAACAGTACTGTTCCCCCCAGCCCTAAGTACCACCACCTGGGCTGCTTGGGGATCGGTTCCTTGAGAAGGTATTTATAAACGTCTGGCAGCCCCTCATAGCGTTCATTCAGCCAGCTCAGTATGCTGGCCGTGATTGACCTTCTCTGCACCTAGGCCCCTCCGGCAAAGATCTTATCCCCTTCGACGCTCACTGAGACGGATGGTAAGGGGCTTGGTGGGGGACCGGAGATGACGCTGCCGTTGAGGGGGTTGAAGAGCCCGTCGTGGCAGGGACAGTGGATCACTTGGCGCGACTCGTCCCACTTGACGATACAGCCCAAGTGAGTGCAAATGGCTGAGAAGCCCTTCATCCCGCTGGCCAGATGGATGACTATCACCGGTTTGTTGGCCACGGGGATCACTTTGGCCTTACCGATGGGCAGCTCACTGAGAGTACCGACGAGCACACGAGCGCCCTGGCTACCGGCCGCACGGACTGGTGGCCAGAGGAAGCTGATGATGGGAGCTAGCAGGCCGGCCAGGGTGGCTAAAATAGAGAAACCCAAGGCCATCCGCAGGAAATTCCTCCTGGTGGTCCCTGGCTTACCATCACCGCTCGCCAGGTTATTGTTTGGCACAGCTGTTACTCCTTATAAGTGGGGCTGGTCTACGATACCAAATATTACCTAGGCGCAAGAACTATGACAGACAACATTTTACATTGGAAAGAAAAACGATGTCAAGGCTCTCCAGGTTCCTGGCCTGGGAAAGCGTGCTCCCTTATCTGTGGGCCCGTCTTTGCGCCTGCCGTCGGGCCATCAGATCCACGAAGGCTTCCAACCTGGTTCGTAGACCAGCCTCGCCCATCTGCTCATCTAGGATTATCGAGAGCACTGGGATGTCGTGGTCACGGCTGACCTGGGGCAACATGTTCTGGGCGATGATCTCAGGCATGCAGGTGAATGGCTGGAGGTGGATGATCCCATGGAAGCCCTCCTGTGAGTGCAATACCGTTTCTCCCAACGACTGCATAGCATCGCCGCTCACGTCACGCTTCAGGTAGGGACTGGCCGCCCTCTTCACCTTTTGACCATGGCTCAGGCCGAGTGCCTCCAGAAAAAGCCATATCTTGGCCCAATCGCTTATGAAGGCAGCGCGGGTCACTTCTACCCCCATGTTCCCCAGCGTTTCTTCCAGGTTCATATTGCAAAAAGACTCCATGGCCATGAAGAACTCGCCGAGTATACCCACGCGCAGCGGCTGGAAATTTGGCTCAAGTTCAATGGCTGCAAATTCGGCCAAAATCTCCTTCTTCGCCTTTTTCAGCTCGGCTGGCCCGTGCGCCGCACAGATACGTTGGGGAGCTGTGCTCCACACCTTCGACGTTTCTCCCTTCCGTCTTTCACGAGCACGCAGGTAGTGCGTATGTCTTTCAAGGTCGTCCAGGAGGAATAACTGGGAGAGTCCATACTTTATATCGCCAATTATCGTCATCCACGAACGATGTCCCAGGAGACGCTTCAAGAATTCGGCCAGCCCCACGATCTGCTTCTCTTGCCAGTCAAAACAAAGCATTTCAAAATTGAAGCCGAGATCACGCAGGATACTCTCGTGTAACTTATGGTAATAGCCAAGCCGACAAAGCCCCGGCCCACCGACCCCCAGAAGGGTATCAGCTCCGAGCTCCAGGGCTTCGATGTAGTTGCCCAGATTAACCTTGAAGGGCATACACATCCATTCCGGCGAGTACTTGGTGCCCAGAGATAACGTGCGCTTGCTGGTCGGCGGGGGCACGATCGTCTCTACCCCTGCTTTAGTAAAGAGGGTTTTCAGAGCCACCCAGATATTTCCCATACGGGGAAAACTTACCTTCATTCATACTCCCTTGTTAGAGTTCCAGCGCTCAATACCTTCCTTACGATCTCCTGATCGCTCCAGGGGAAATCGGTGGACCCAACGATCATTGTCCGTTCATGCCCCTTGCCAGTGATGATAACCACGTCCCCCGATCTAGCCGAGCGAAGGGCAAAGGCGATGGCCTCAGCCCGATCAACGATGCGCTGGTAATCCACCCCCTCCCGGCGACCGACCCGCTCACACCCCACGGCGATCTCAGCCATGATGTCCCGCGGATCCTCGGTGCGCGGATCCTCCGTTGTTAGAACGATCACCTCAGCCAGCCTTGCGGCGATCTCGCCCATTATTGGTCGCTTGGTGCGGTCTCGTAGCCCTGTGCAACCGAAAACTGCTATCACTCGTCCCTGGGTCAGCCTCCGGGCTAATTCTAACACCTGTCTTAAGGCATTGGGCGTATGGGCAAAATCAACGATGACCCGGAAATCCTGGCCACAATCCACCTCCTCCATCCTCCCCTCCACCCCCTTGAACGCATGCACCCCCTCCTGGACGGCCTCCTGAGGCACTTCCTGGGCTATGGCTACGCTGACTGCTGCCAGAATATTATACACATTAAAGACGCCTAACAGCCTGCTATCTATAGGGAACGAGCCCTCGGGCGAGCGCAGGACGAACTGTGTCCGAGACGGGGTGAAGGTGATATCCGTCGCCCTCACCTCGGCTCCCGCTTCAAGTCCATAACTGAGGATGAGGTCCGTCTCTATTCTGCTCAGCACCGCGAAGGAGGGATCATCTCTGTTGAGCACGCTCACCTTGGGCGTATTCGGTTTGCGATAGGATGACCGCAGCGACTGGAAGAGCTTGGCCTTTGCCGTCAGGTAACGTTCGTATGTTCCATGGTAATCGAAATGCTCGTGGGTCACATTAGTGATGACGGCTACGTCATAATCACAAGCGTAGGTCCGCTCCTGATCCAGCGCATGCGACGTTGTCTCAATCACAGCATATTCCGTACCCACCTGGCGCATTTCCGCCAGAATGCGCTGGATATCCGGTGCCTCAGGGGTAGTCGTGTGCGGGCGAGCATCGATCAGGCGATCACCGACCTTCGCCTTCACCGTGCTGATTAGCCCTATCTTATGGCCGGCCGTCTCCAGGATGGCACAGATCAGGTTGACTGTAGTCGTCTTGCCATCCGTGCCGGTTACACCGATGAGGCGAAGGTCTCTGGCTGGAAAGTGGTAAAAGGCAGCGGACAGAAGGGCCAGAGCCTTTCGGGAATCGGCGACTATGACCTGGGGAATGTGAGCGGGCAGTGGCATTTGTCTCTCCCCCACCACTGCTACGGCGCCTCTGGCTAGAGCGGCCAGGGCGAAATTGTGTCCATCGTGCTCCAGACCGACGATGGCCACAAACAGATCACCCGGCTGCACCAGGCGGGAATCGGCGACGATACGGCTCACCTCTACGTTGGTTCTCCCCCCGATCTCTTTGTAGGGCATGTGTGTCAGCAAGTGAGTCAGGTTCACTCTTACTCCTCAGCCCCACTCCTCTGAATCCGCTGCGATGCACGGTGTCGGCCAAGCCTGCTGATCATTCGTTGCAATTTCGGCAGGGCCGTAGACCATACCCAATAACGCCTGGGATTGTAGACATAATCATAGGCACCGCTATAACGTACGATCCGGCCACCGAACCCTCGTTTGAACTGATAGACACCCCACAAGGGGGAGAGCAGCATGCTCTGTTGTTCCTGTAGATCTTCCATCTCTCCGTTCTCTGCTCGCTGCCCCACCTCATCGGGGATCCCCCAGAGATCGTACGAGGTGCAACCAGCCCTTTTGGCCCACTTTATCGCTTCCCATTGTAGCAGCTCATTGGGCTTGAGGTTACGGTATCTACCACTGGAAGCGCTATACATATAGTAGGCGTGCTGCCCTATAACGAAGATCATCGTTCCTGCCAAAACCTCCCCTTGATATGAGGCCAGGAGGAGCTGGGCCATCCCTTTTCTCTCCAGGCAGCGCCACACTTGCTGATAGTACGAGAAGCCATGGACTAAAAAACTTGCCCGCCGGCTCGTCTCCTCCAGCAGCCGGTAGAAGAGCGGTAAATCGGCCTCGCTGCCCTCGTACACGCTGATCCCTTTGCGGCCAGCCAGGCCAATATTATAGCGTGTTTTGATGTGCATGTGGGCGGAGAGGGTGGCCAGGTCAGGGGTGAGGTCGATGATGATGGTACTGCGCGGTTGAACTGGGATGCTTGGTCGAAAGCCATAGCTGCCTAATCGGGCGGCTATGGCCGGTGAGTTCAGCCAATCCGGCTCTATCTTCAGGAAGATCACTCTCTGGTGTTGCACTATATCGTGTAAAGCCGCCAGCATCTTGGCCACAAGGTCCGCTTGCTTGAAATCAACCAGCGGACCTCTCGGTACATAAGCGATGCTGCCTAAGGGGGTGCGGCGGACCAACACCTGTGCTCCGGCTAGTAGGCGATCACCATCGCTGAGCACCACCCGAATAGGCTGCCAGCCAAACCTGGCTTTGAATTCTCCCCACTCATATGACTGGAGGATATTCCCCTCGGAAGAGATCAGCCAGTTATTCCAGGTTTGGTCATCATCGAGTAAACGAACGTCCACAGCGACTCCGCAGTGAGACGGCTTGTCCTGGGTTGGCCTCGATAGTCTGGTGCTATGATAGCACAAGCAGGAGCCCTCTCAAAGTTGCGTCAGGCCCCTGCCTGTGGACGGTGAAAGTGATGACCAGCGCTGGCCTTTCACTCTGGGCCACTAATGGCTTCGCTCAACCACATAGTTGGCTATAGCCAGCAGTGCCTCACGACACTCATTGGCTGGTAGGATGGCCAAACAGGATTTTGCCCTATCTCCGAATCTACGCGCCTCAGCGATGGTGAGTCGAATAGCCAAGGAGTTCGTCACCATCTCCACACCCCTCTGTATCCATTCCTCTCCCTCCACCCTCCGCTCAAGGATGGCCGCGATGGGGTTGTCATTTGGATATTGCTCCAAGGCATAGATAGCTGGCAGCGTCAATGTTCCCTGACGTAGGTCGCTTCCTATGGGCTTCCCCAGCTCTCCTTCCTGGCCAACGAAATCCAGCACATCGTCAACGATCTGGAAGGCCATCCCCAGGTTGTAGCCGAATTCTCGTAAGGCTTCGATGGCCATCTCCGGGGCTGAACTCAATACTGCCCCTGACTCCGTAGAAGCGGCAAACAGGGAGGCCGTCTTTCTACCTATCTTCTGAAAATATTCCTCTTTTGTCTGTCGCCAATTCCCTCTATTGAACGCCTGACGCAGCTCTCCATCACATATAGTCATCAGCGTCCTGGCGAATATGTGCATAGCCCTTATATTGTTGATCTGTGCTCCGTGGGCTGCTGCCCGGGCGAATAGATAATCGCCGACGAGAACGGCTGCACTGGCATCAGCAATGCTGTTCAAGGTGGGACTACCGCGGCGTATTAGGGTTCGGTCGATAATATCGTCGTGAACCAGGGTGGCCGTGTGCAGCAGCTCCACGGCTACGGCTATGGGGAGAAGACGGTCGAGATCATAATGGTGAAACTTGGCCGCCAGGAGGACCAGGGCCGGTCGTATGCGCTTCCCCTTGGTGTGTAAGACATGTTTCAGTAGGAGGGAGAGAGGCGGATAATCCGCCTCCGCGGTCTGTATGAGCATGTCTTCCACCTTGCTCAGCTCTGGTAGTACCGGACCGAACATCGCCGTTGTTTGCAAGTATTGCCTCTCAGTTCAGGGCGAATAACCGCTGCGCGTTCTCTGTAGTGATCATATTCAAGGTTTCCGTGGCCATCTTCTTTAGCTCAGCCACTCTGCTGAGGACATACGTGAGATTAGCTGGCTCGTTGCGTCGGCCACGCCAAGGATGGGGCGTCAGATAGGGACTATCGGTCTCCAACAATAAATGCGTCAGAGGGACACCTCGTACCACTTCCACTAACCGGCGCGCGTTGTTGAAGGTGACCACCCCTCCTATCCCGAGGTGGAACCCTAGGAAAATGGCAGACTCGGCCATAGCCATGTCGCCCGAAAAGTTGTGTAGGACACCGCCTATGGTCAGCCCTTTCGTACGTTTATTTTCCTCTGCCCAGCCGCTTAGAATGGCCAGCACGTCGTCGTGCGCCTCACGGTCGTGGACGATAACAGGCAACGCCAACTCCCTGGCCAGGGCGAGATGGGCCTCAAAGGATAGCCGCTGTTTTTCCTTTGAAGAAAGGGTTCGATAGTAATCGAGACCGGTTTCACCAATAGCCACCACCTTGGAATGTCTGGCCAATCTGGCTATGGCCTCCATTTCCGCTGGACTCCAGGCTGAAGCACTATGGGGATGGATGCCTACAGCAGCATACACCCCCTTATGGCTTTCAGCCAGGGCTATGGCCATTCGACTCGATTTCAGATCGACCCCAACGGTGATGATCTGCTCTACACCAGCGGCGCTGGCCTGCTTCAGAACGGAGTCACGGTCAGAATCAAATTCCGGTGCATCCAGATGTACGTGTGTATCAATCATGGGCTCTCCACCTTTACACTCTGGAGATCAAGACACCCTGGGGAATAAGGGCGCCGGTTTGGCCCTGACCCTTGTTCCGGGGACCATACCGCCCCACTGGATGACCTGGTCCCACGGAATCGATTGCTCCAGATCAATACCTAGCTGTCTGGACAGCTCTGTCACTGCCTCCGGCATAAAGGGCCATAAAGCGACAGCGATCAGGCGCAGCGACTCAGCTAAATTATATATAACTGTGTCCAGTCGTGCTCGATCCCGTTTGGCCAGGTTCCAAGGGGCATTCTCCTCGACATACTTGTTGGCCCTGGCCACCAATCTCCAGATGGCCGCTGT contains the following coding sequences:
- a CDS encoding CoA protein activase produces the protein MKVSFPRMGNIWVALKTLFTKAGVETIVPPPTSKRTLSLGTKYSPEWMCMPFKVNLGNYIEALELGADTLLGVGGPGLCRLGYYHKLHESILRDLGFNFEMLCFDWQEKQIVGLAEFLKRLLGHRSWMTIIGDIKYGLSQLFLLDDLERHTHYLRARERRKGETSKVWSTAPQRICAAHGPAELKKAKKEILAEFAAIELEPNFQPLRVGILGEFFMAMESFCNMNLEETLGNMGVEVTRAAFISDWAKIWLFLEALGLSHGQKVKRAASPYLKRDVSGDAMQSLGETVLHSQEGFHGIIHLQPFTCMPEIIAQNMLPQVSRDHDIPVLSIILDEQMGEAGLRTRLEAFVDLMARRQAQRRAHR
- a CDS encoding peptidoglycan bridge formation glycyltransferase FemA/FemB family protein — encoded protein: MDVRLLDDDQTWNNWLISSEGNILQSYEWGEFKARFGWQPIRVVLSDGDRLLAGAQVLVRRTPLGSIAYVPRGPLVDFKQADLVAKMLAALHDIVQHQRVIFLKIEPDWLNSPAIAARLGSYGFRPSIPVQPRSTIIIDLTPDLATLSAHMHIKTRYNIGLAGRKGISVYEGSEADLPLFYRLLEETSRRASFLVHGFSYYQQVWRCLERKGMAQLLLASYQGEVLAGTMIFVIGQHAYYMYSASSGRYRNLKPNELLQWEAIKWAKRAGCTSYDLWGIPDEVGQRAENGEMEDLQEQQSMLLSPLWGVYQFKRGFGGRIVRYSGAYDYVYNPRRYWVWSTALPKLQRMISRLGRHRASQRIQRSGAEE
- a CDS encoding polyprenyl synthetase family protein — encoded protein: MQTTAMFGPVLPELSKVEDMLIQTAEADYPPLSLLLKHVLHTKGKRIRPALVLLAAKFHHYDLDRLLPIAVAVELLHTATLVHDDIIDRTLIRRGSPTLNSIADASAAVLVGDYLFARAAAHGAQINNIRAMHIFARTLMTICDGELRQAFNRGNWRQTKEEYFQKIGRKTASLFAASTESGAVLSSAPEMAIEALREFGYNLGMAFQIVDDVLDFVGQEGELGKPIGSDLRQGTLTLPAIYALEQYPNDNPIAAILERRVEGEEWIQRGVEMVTNSLAIRLTIAEARRFGDRAKSCLAILPANECREALLAIANYVVERSH
- a CDS encoding UDP-N-acetylmuramoyl-L-alanyl-D-glutamate--2,6-diaminopimelate ligase, which codes for MNLTHLLTHMPYKEIGGRTNVEVSRIVADSRLVQPGDLFVAIVGLEHDGHNFALAALARGAVAVVGERQMPLPAHIPQVIVADSRKALALLSAAFYHFPARDLRLIGVTGTDGKTTTVNLICAILETAGHKIGLISTVKAKVGDRLIDARPHTTTPEAPDIQRILAEMRQVGTEYAVIETTSHALDQERTYACDYDVAVITNVTHEHFDYHGTYERYLTAKAKLFQSLRSSYRKPNTPKVSVLNRDDPSFAVLSRIETDLILSYGLEAGAEVRATDITFTPSRTQFVLRSPEGSFPIDSRLLGVFNVYNILAAVSVAIAQEVPQEAVQEGVHAFKGVEGRMEEVDCGQDFRVIVDFAHTPNALRQVLELARRLTQGRVIAVFGCTGLRDRTKRPIMGEIAARLAEVIVLTTEDPRTEDPRDIMAEIAVGCERVGRREGVDYQRIVDRAEAIAFALRSARSGDVVIITGKGHERTMIVGSTDFPWSDQEIVRKVLSAGTLTREYE
- a CDS encoding Rieske 2Fe-2S domain-containing protein, which translates into the protein MPNNNLASGDGKPGTTRRNFLRMALGFSILATLAGLLAPIISFLWPPVRAAGSQGARVLVGTLSELPIGKAKVIPVANKPVIVIHLASGMKGFSAICTHLGCIVKWDESRQVIHCPCHDGLFNPLNGSVISGPPPSPLPSVSVSVEGDKIFAGGA
- a CDS encoding cytochrome b N-terminal domain-containing protein encodes the protein MQRRSITASILSWLNERYEGLPDVYKYLLKEPIPKQPRWWYLGLGGTVLFFFIVQVITGILLSFYYKPTPEGAYESILFIMGDVRFGWLIRSIHSWSAQLMIISVILHMLRVLVSGAYKRPRELTWVVGVFLFFITLAFGFTGYLLPWDQRAYWATTVGTEMAGSVPLIGTALLRLLRAGSEVSDLTLTRFYGTHMLVLPAVLMGLVALHILLVRLQGVSEPPADFTDAEGERQ
- a CDS encoding cytochrome c3 family protein; the protein is MKPSSPWLLGSILGAFLVIAYLGVASVSAEVSAQPKIPHPLEGRSACLACHQSGVAGAPKVPADHSGRTDAMCTGCHQTALAAPPTPFPPTATSAALPSPTVATPATPTPIKAAPPTATVPAAPTPLRTPSPTAIVPAGEDTCVRCHTSQGGKQAEIVKEWQESVHQRRGIGCATCHGGNPRVSDMAGAMSPQAGFKGHIKKQDIPTLCGSCHAEISLMRQYGLPTDQLSQYLESEHGKLLAKGDNNVATCFDCHGGHAIKKRDDPSSTVYFANVPATCAKCHANRSLMAPYGIPTDQYDHYKKSVHGVALLEKQDRRAPNCADCHGTHGAAPPGFKEVRNVCGRCHSATRDLFVKGGHQGGALPGAPECITCHGQHDVEPPGETMLIGDQPRHCGRCHPSGSSQRETAAKIYAAISGAAEAFQGAEKMIKEAEANRMIVVQEQGKMDAARTELIQSRAVQHTVSLATIEEHTKKSVSISEEARHAAEQAIAESNLRRLAMVVVVLAIALIVIVLIMVKREIDKRGTI
- a CDS encoding TatD family hydrolase; this encodes MIDTHVHLDAPEFDSDRDSVLKQASAAGVEQIITVGVDLKSSRMAIALAESHKGVYAAVGIHPHSASAWSPAEMEAIARLARHSKVVAIGETGLDYYRTLSSKEKQRLSFEAHLALARELALPVIVHDREAHDDVLAILSGWAEENKRTKGLTIGGVLHNFSGDMAMAESAIFLGFHLGIGGVVTFNNARRLVEVVRGVPLTHLLLETDSPYLTPHPWRGRRNEPANLTYVLSRVAELKKMATETLNMITTENAQRLFALN
- a CDS encoding cytochrome b subunit of the bc complex, with the protein product MSGEKGSGSKNRRDTYPFFPDHFLIEVIIAYIMLALLVILASLFPAGLEAKANPLSTPAHIKPEWYFLSLYQALKLVPRVVGILAPIVGSILLLLLPFLDRNPRRHPGRRPLAMGVTALILATIIALTIWGQVS